The following coding sequences are from one bacterium SCSIO 12741 window:
- a CDS encoding T9SS type A sorting domain-containing protein has protein sequence MFKRNLLVLFFLGVIGSLHAQFISNQSIEMDHDHYSIESVGEDVIMAGTVYPIGSLTNTDIHVQKMDQSGSVIWEKFHDIGSDERCLDMSLQGEDYILLTGSNLVNGKHKIFVMRLNQSDGSFVDLVELEHDPNTIYTEQFAHDILYSRDRDKYFLVGYASENPLYPGGNAALSNETCLLISLNNDLTFNWSYEINTPTSATLQSRNEFLSITEIPGVGIVVNGRITSVSDPINGAFCYDYSGSLIWSTSHTIQGNNIHNIHPSKAGYFDATNDKYYYVENQRFEGPSLVEVSQASTPGAFISRIANYPDLEDVHNLDCRISFIDVHPQSNTMTLAGYSSLVGCGYPLNARDFRNIVLQVDLSSLSVTNVNQIRAYNPGLRNHDHYHYSLEDYRDNVRDRITRWNDGYALANYQFSSTSGANGVLDLTVTQTDMIGKTNMECEEEFSTQTEFPAFTMTGVQDPTDRQYDVHFKLSDSYESPHLISYGCPQELSCNINITGITRTLIGCYYYSHTVNYTAGPGTYAYQYYWDWGDGNSSTTTVPTADHNYGINPAECQYNVCVTVYARGADGTLCQQTYCSNERMVNFGLPNCESCGPPPTPKQPLSDGSDFSLQAEISFAPNPASQMVTFFGFGEQTHVSVYDMSGKKVLSANLDGSNELDISTLSPGYYNLVASDNEEHVLREKLIINR, from the coding sequence ATGTTCAAACGAAACCTTTTAGTACTCTTCTTTTTGGGCGTAATAGGAAGCCTACACGCTCAGTTTATTTCCAATCAATCCATTGAAATGGACCATGACCATTATTCCATAGAATCCGTTGGGGAAGATGTGATCATGGCCGGCACTGTATATCCCATAGGAAGCCTCACCAACACAGATATTCATGTTCAAAAAATGGATCAAAGCGGCTCCGTAATTTGGGAAAAATTCCATGACATTGGCTCCGATGAGCGTTGTTTAGACATGAGCCTTCAGGGGGAAGATTATATTCTCCTCACCGGATCAAATCTGGTCAATGGAAAGCATAAAATCTTTGTTATGCGGCTCAATCAGTCCGATGGTTCATTCGTTGATTTAGTGGAGCTTGAGCACGACCCCAATACGATCTACACGGAGCAATTTGCCCATGATATTCTTTACTCCAGAGATAGGGATAAGTACTTCTTGGTGGGTTACGCCTCGGAGAATCCACTATATCCAGGTGGTAATGCAGCCTTATCTAACGAAACCTGCCTTCTGATAAGCCTTAACAATGACCTTACTTTTAATTGGTCGTATGAAATAAATACGCCAACATCGGCAACCCTTCAGTCTAGAAATGAATTCTTATCAATCACCGAGATTCCAGGAGTGGGAATTGTGGTCAATGGTCGCATCACAAGCGTTAGTGATCCTATTAATGGAGCTTTTTGTTATGACTACTCAGGCAGTTTAATTTGGAGCACCAGCCACACCATTCAGGGCAATAACATTCACAATATTCACCCAAGTAAAGCTGGGTATTTCGATGCTACCAACGATAAGTATTACTATGTAGAAAATCAACGATTTGAAGGCCCTTCCTTGGTAGAGGTTTCTCAAGCTTCAACACCTGGTGCCTTTATCTCGAGAATTGCCAATTATCCAGACCTTGAGGATGTACATAACCTGGATTGCAGAATAAGCTTTATCGATGTGCACCCTCAGAGCAATACCATGACACTGGCTGGATACAGTAGCTTAGTGGGATGTGGCTACCCGCTTAATGCCAGAGATTTTAGAAACATTGTTTTGCAAGTAGACTTATCGTCACTCTCCGTAACCAACGTGAATCAAATTCGAGCCTATAATCCTGGTCTTAGAAATCACGATCATTACCATTATAGCCTAGAAGATTATAGGGACAATGTAAGAGATCGCATTACTCGATGGAACGATGGATATGCACTTGCCAATTATCAGTTTTCTAGCACAAGCGGTGCAAACGGTGTCCTCGACCTAACGGTTACTCAAACGGATATGATCGGAAAAACCAATATGGAATGTGAAGAAGAATTTTCAACTCAAACCGAATTTCCGGCATTCACCATGACAGGGGTTCAAGATCCAACCGATAGACAATACGATGTTCATTTCAAGCTCTCCGATTCTTATGAAAGCCCTCACTTAATATCGTATGGCTGCCCACAGGAATTGTCATGTAATATCAATATTACTGGAATTACCAGAACCCTTATTGGGTGCTACTATTATTCGCATACCGTCAATTATACTGCCGGACCGGGTACCTACGCCTATCAATATTACTGGGATTGGGGCGACGGAAATTCCTCAACGACAACCGTTCCAACGGCTGATCACAACTATGGAATAAATCCCGCTGAATGCCAATACAATGTTTGTGTGACGGTATACGCCAGAGGAGCAGACGGAACCCTATGCCAACAGACCTATTGCTCCAATGAAAGGATGGTAAACTTTGGCCTACCCAACTGTGAATCATGTGGTCCACCTCCTACACCTAAACAACCGTTAAGCGATGGTTCAGATTTTAGCCTTCAAGCTGAAATTAGTTTTGCACCTAACCCTGCCTCACAAATGGTAACCTTCTTCGGATTTGGAGAACAAACCCATGTTTCGGTTTATGACATGAGTGGAAAAAAAGTGCTTTCTGCGAATCTTGACGGGAGTAATGAATTAGACATCAGCACCTTGAGTCCTGGATACTACAACCTTGTAGCATCCGACAACGAGGAGCATGTACTTCGCGAAAAACTAATCATTAACAGATAG